A region of the Halorubrum sp. BV1 genome:
GTCGAGGCGTGTTCGACACTGTTCCGAAACAAGTTCTCGAAAAGTCGCTGCAGCCGGTCGGCGTCGGCCTCGACTGTCGGGAGCGACTCGTCGACGGTGAGCGTCCACGTCTCGGTCTCGACAGTCTGCCACGCGCGTTTGGCGACATCTCGAATTGAGACCTCCGGCTGACGGTTCAGCACCACCTCACCCTGAGCCAGCGTCAGCACTTCTTGAACGATCCGTTCCATCCGGTCATGGGCGGCGGCGACCGCGTCAAAGTGTTCACTCGCTCCGGTCTCACGTGCAGCTTCGAGGTGTGCCCCGGCGACATCGAGGGGATTCCGAAGATCGTGACTGATCGCGCTTGCAACCTGTGCCACCTCGACACTCTCCGTGAACGTCTCGGCGGAGTCGCGTTCAGTGAACAGTATTGTCCCGCCGTCAGTATCGGGCGCGAGAACGTGAGCTACGTACGTGTCCTCGGCTGATCGCATTACGAACTCGACAGGTTTGCCGGCGCGGAGCTGTGTTTCCAGTGGCTTCT
Encoded here:
- a CDS encoding HAMP domain-containing sensor histidine kinase; protein product: MSESNAMQVSLASHPSPVLQYKMREGIPTVTAINDAFEIAFGTVEAAPVIDVFEQFDTVESPSQKPLETQLRAGKPVEFVMRSAEDTYVAHVLAPDTDGGTILFTERDSAETFTESVEVAQVASAISHDLRNPLDVAGAHLEAARETGASEHFDAVAAAHDRMERIVQEVLTLAQGEVVLNRQPEVSIRDVAKRAWQTVETETWTLTVDESLPTVEADADRLQRLFENLFRNSVEHASTGCCQTDGNSIEHAANGQRVWVGTLAGETAGVFIADDGPGIPPGEQANIFTPGYTVDEGGTGLGLAIVDRIAELHDWSVSVTESDRGGARIELRFNTRE